A region from the Benincasa hispida cultivar B227 chromosome 8, ASM972705v1, whole genome shotgun sequence genome encodes:
- the LOC120083350 gene encoding secoisolariciresinol dehydrogenase-like gives MSFQLLPAVARRLEGKVAVITGGARGIGEHTARLFLKHGAKVVIADIEDDLGHALCNDYLGSSSSSFVHCDVTKEKDVENAIDTAVSKYGKLDIMFNNAGVFDEASNFDILKDDPLTFQKVVNVNLVGAFLGTKHAARVMKPCGRGSIVTTASICSVIGGIGTHAYTSSKHGVLGLMRNTAVDLGRYGIRVNCVSPNVVPTEMGRKLFKLKEGDEFPSFYWNLKGGDILREEDVGEAVVYLGSDESKCVSGLNLIVDGGFTVVNQALCSFQPSH, from the exons ATGAGTTTCCAATTGCTTCCTGCCGTTGCAAGAAG ACTTGAAGGCAAAGTAGCCGTAATCACTGGTGGGGCTAGAGGAATTGGTGAGCACACAGCAAGGCTCTTCCTCAAGCATGGAGCCAAGGTAGTTATTGCAGACATCGAAGATGATTTAGGACACGCTCTTTGCAACGATTATCTTGGCTCGTCATCTTCTTCCTTCGTCCATTGCGACGTCACAAAAGAGAAAGATGTCGAAAACGCCATCGACACGGCGGTTTCCAAGTATGGAAAGTTAGACATCATGTTCAACAACGCCGGAGTTTTTGATGAAGCTTCAAACTTTGACATTCTCAAAGACGATCCATTAACCTTTCAAAAAGTGGTGAACGTGAACCTTGTGGGAGCCTTTCTTGGGACGAAACACGCAGCACGGGTGATGAAACCGTGTGGTCGAGGGAGCATCGTGACGACCGCAAGTATATGCTCGGTGATCGGAGGGATTGGGACGCATGCTTATACGAGCTCGAAGCATGGGGTTTTGGGATTGATGAGGAATACAGCTGTGGATTTGGGAAGATATGGGATTAGGGTTAATTGTGTGTCACCTAATGTAGTGCCAACTGAAATGGGAAGGAAGTTGTTTAAGTTGAAAGAAGGTGATGAGTTTCCAAGTTTTTATTGGAACTTGAAAGGTGGTGATATTTTGAGGGAAGAAGATGTTGGTGAAGCTGTGGTGTATTTGGGGAGTGATGAGTCTAAGTGTGTGAGTGGACTCAACTTGATTGTTGATGGAGGATTTACTGTTGTCAACCAAGCTCTTTGCTCCTTTCAACCATCTCATTGA